From a single Kryptolebias marmoratus isolate JLee-2015 linkage group LG17, ASM164957v2, whole genome shotgun sequence genomic region:
- the LOC108248996 gene encoding DELTA-actitoxin-Ate1a: protein MPETAESHSITLTTNRNCTMEITNVSAVYCLINPKIHMESGFPFSPPQPTIRTNKTEVCSFTKDDNTASGAVGVLTYNLYDMQKRRCSELMAIMFSVPFDYNFYKNWLGVGIFEHTRACDEKLFKLMYNDKDFTNFVRQEAKGSGVVFKGRDVDLRATMSDEGHAIIKLELYDKMGR from the exons ATGCCTGAGACCGCAGAGTCCCACTCCATCACCCTCACCACCAACCGTAACTGCACCATGGAGATCACCAACGTCAGCGCCGTCTACTGCCTCATCAACCCAAA GATCCACATGGAGAGCGGCTTCCCGTTCAGCCCCCCCCAGCCCACCATTCGCACCAACAAAACGGAGGTGTGCTCCTTCACCAAAGACGACAACACGGCTTCGGGGGCCGTGGGGGTCCTGACCTACAACCTGTACGACATGCAGAAGCGGCGCTGCAGCGAGCTGATGGCCATCATGTTCTCCGTGCCGTTCGACTACAACTTCTACAAGAACTGGCTGGGCGTGGGAATCTTCGAGCACACGCGCGCCTGCGACGAAAAGCTGTTTAAACTGATGTACAACGACAAGGATTTCACCAACTTTGTGCGCCAAGAGGCCAAGGGCTCTGGGGTGGTCTTCAAGGGCCGGGATGTGGACTTGAGGGCCACGATGTCCGATGAAGGCCACGCCATCATTAAACTGGAGCTGTACGACAAAATGGGCAGATGA
- the LOC108248990 gene encoding endonuclease domain-containing 1 protein-like isoform X1, whose amino-acid sequence MSHLQTSLLLLVFAAACSLCAADVGDFTPCLHFFYRSWPPKGLEGTPICQRYNNSYRFATLYSRPRRSPWFSGYLYTVPTGKRPKASWKYEPQLAYPGADGNMAPFLPQPVDLNVVESQAVELDYINSTFSRGHLNPSLHHQTHACRSATFTLTNVVPQRIGSNDGPWEILEQTVNMTLSAYCLGEAYVVTGIIPYRGKGPWIKNRVAVPEYMWSAYCCPSYNHSLPEELRDSFPTFAAVGRNDQNSTEEIVPIDKTAKKQFRGYDVRQMPLKTLEMYLKDRFNTVISVFYEQCAESN is encoded by the exons ATGTCCCATTTACAGACATCTCTGCTGCTCCTGGTCTTCGCCGCTGCCTGCTCTCTGTGTGCGGCTGATGTTGGAGATTTCACCCCGTGTCTGCACTTCTTCTACAGGTCCTGGCCTCCTAAAGGTCTGGAAGGGACCCCAATCTGTCAGCGGTACAACAACTCGTATCGCTTTGCCACATTATACAGTCGGCCTCGCCGCTCGCCGTGGTTCTCGGGTTATTTGTACACAGTCCCCACAGGAAAAAGGCCCAAAGCCAGCTGGAAGTACGAGCCTCAG CTGGCCTACCCAGGAGCAGATGGCAACATGGcgcccttcctgccacaacccGTGGACCTGAATGTGGTGGAGAGCCAGGCGGTGGAGCTCGACTACATTAACTCCACCTTCTCTCGCGGACATTTGAACCCCAGCCTTCACCACCAGACCCACGCGTGCCGCTCTGCCACTTTCACCCTCACCAACGTGGTTCCTCAGAGGATAGGCTCTAACGATGGACCCTGGGAAATCCTGGAGCAGACCGTCAACATGACCTTATCAGCCTACTGTCTTGGAGAGGCCTACGTCGTGACTGGCATCATCCCGTACAGGGGCAAAGGTCCGTGGATCAAGAATCGCGTGGCAGTACCAGAGTACATGTGGTCTGCGTACTGCTGCCCGAGCTACAACCACAGCCTTCCTGAAGAACTGAGAGACAGCTTCCCTACATTCGCTGCCGTTGGACGCAACGACCAAAACAGCACCGAGGAGATCGTGCCGATAGACAAGACGGCTAAGAAACAGTTCAGGGGATACGATGTGAGACAGATGCCTCTGAAAACCCTCGAGATGTACCTGAAGGACAGGTTCAACACTGTCATCAGTGTCTTTTATGAGCAGTGCGCTGAATCAAATTGA
- the LOC108248997 gene encoding DELTA-stichotoxin-Hmg2b gives MSESAEALAANLKSRRNVTIEVTNLTNNYCLINPKVFLDSGYVHSPPQPTVRPLKTEVCNFSKHGGKATGAVGVLTYDLFERHSNCAREVVAIMFSVPYDYNMYKNWHAIGIYSQDKECNEGLYKEMYYNKDQQGFKRQEATGCDLTYEGQSLDIKATMSPMGRAILKVELWDKVFK, from the exons ATGAGTGAATCAGCAGAGGCTTTAGCTGCCAACCTCAAAAGCCGGAGAAATGTCACCATTGAGGTCACCAACCTCACCAACAATTACTGCCTAATTAACCCCAA GGTTTTCCTGGACAGCGGCTACGTGCACAGCCCTCCTCAACCCACCGTCCGCCCACTGAAGACTGAAGTGTGCAACTTCAGCAAACATGGGGGCAAAGCCACGGGTGCGGTGGGCGTCCTGACCTACGACCTGTTTGAGAGGCACAGCAACTGTGCTAGGGAGGTCGTGGCTATCATGTTCTCCGTGCCGTACGACTACAACATGTACAAGAACTGGCATGCCATAGGGATCTACAGCCAGGACAAGGAGTGCAACGAGGGCCTGTACAAAGAAATGTATTACAACAAGGATCAGCAGGGCTTCAAACGGCAGGAGGCCACCGGCTGCGACCTCACCTACGAGGGCCAATCCCTGGACATCAAGGCTACCATGTCGCCCATGGGCAGGGCCATTTTGAAGGTGGAGCTCTGGGACAAGGTCTTCAAATGA
- the LOC108248978 gene encoding pre-mRNA-splicing factor ATP-dependent RNA helicase DHX16-like: MTDGMLLREFLTEPDLASYSVVIIDEAHERTLHTDILFGLIKDIARFRPDLKVLVASATLDTERFSCFFDDAPVFRIPGRRFPVDIFYTKAPEADYLDACVVSVLQIHVTQPPGDVLVFLTGQVLLDSFLMASGFLSYSWRWMGGWMNR; the protein is encoded by the exons ATGACGGACGGCATGCTGCTCCGAGAGTTCCTCACAGAACCGGACCTGGCCAGCTACAG CGTGGTCATCATCGATGAAGCTCATGAGCGCACGCTCCACACAGACATCCTGTTCGGCCTCATTAAAGACATCGCCAGGTTCCGCCCGGACCTGAAGGTTCTGGTGGCGAGCGCCACGTTGGACACAGAGCGGTTCTCCTGCTTCTTCGACGACGCTCCTGTGTTCAGGATCCCAGGCAGGAGGTTCCCTGTGGATATCTTCTACACCAAG gCTCCTGAGGCGGACTACCTGGATGCCTGTGTGGTGTCGGTGCTGCAGATTCACGTCACGCAGCCTCCAGGAGACGTCCTGGTCTTCCTCACTGGACAGGTACTGTTGGACTCGTTCCTCATGGCTTCAGGTTTCCTTTCATACAGCTGGaggtggatgggtggatggatgaacagatga
- the LOC108248977 gene encoding UDP-glucuronosyltransferase 2A3-like isoform X1, whose translation MKRKKEVMMVRIPGVFLFLLVMTWSFLTGPSVHAGKILVFPVDGSHWVNMNLMIQSLHSRGHEVTVVRTSTSWYVKERSPHYRSITVTLPQANLIEEEDFFLNFLVKMLEIKRHGASPVVFVKFYWEMLTALSKIHKDGSLLVEEIFENRTLLQSMQDAQFDVVLLDPGVPVGVLVANKLKLPMVFNVKWITSGEGHFVAAPSPTSYVPTSGYTVTDKMTFLERVKNNLFYVFNTWIDKLIVCSHYDRLMDKYFGPDVKFYHLLQGADIWLMRVDFVFEFPRPTMPNIFYIGGFQCKPSKPLPTELEEFVQSSGEHGFILMSLGTLIKALPSEITSEIAAAFAQLPQKVIWRHAGQRPNNLGNNTLLVKWMPQNDLLGHPKIKAFVAHGGNNGIYESIYHGVPIISIPLMFDQFENALRLEVRGAAKLVDVAKLTRQNFLEAVREVLNDPSYRNNMKRLSALHRDQPMHPLDTAVFWTEFVMRHKGAAHLRTESYKMPWYSYHSVDVLCFLLAALITLTAAVVGSIRFICLRLYRRRKLKHE comes from the exons atgaagaggaaaaaag AGGTGATGATGGTGAGAATTCCAGGagtttttctcttcctcctggTGATGACTTGGTCCTTCCTGACTGGTCCCAGCGTCCATGCTGGAAAGATTCTGGTGTTCCCAGTTGACGGCAGCCACTGGGTCAACATGAACCTGATGATTCAGAGTCTCCACTCCAGAGGTCACGAGGTCACTGTGGTCCGCACGAGTACCAGCTGGTACGTCAAAGAGCGCTCCCCTCATTACCGCTCCATCACTGTCACTCTGCCACAAGCCAACTTAATCGAGGAGGAGGACTTCTTCCTGAACTTCCTCGTCAAGATGCTGGAGATCAAGAGGCACGGGGCGTCTCCCGTTGTGTTCGTGAAGTTCTACTGGGAGATGCTAACTGCGCTGTCAAAGATTCACAAAGATGGCAGCTTGTTGGTGGAGGAAATATTTGAGAACCGGACTCTGCTGCAGAGCATGCAGGACGCTCAGTTTGACGTGGTTCTTCTGGATCCCGGCGTGCCGGTTGGAGTTCTGGTGGCCAACAAGCTAAAGCTGCCGATGGTGTTTAACGTGAAATGGATCACCAGCGGGGAAGGCCACTTTGTGGCGGCGCCATCTCCAACGTCGTATGTTCCCACTTCTGGATACACTGTGACTGACAAGATGACGTTTTTGGAAAGAGTCAAAAATAATCTCTTTTACGTCTTCAACACCTGGATAGACAAGTTGATCGTGTGCTCTCACTATGACAGACTCATGGACAAATACTTCGGTCCAGACGTGAAGTTCTACCACCTTCTCCAAGGAGCCGACATCTGGCTAATGAGGGTGGACTTTGTGTTTGAATTCCCCAGGCCGACCATGCCGAACATTTTCTACATCGGTGGGTTTCAGTGTAAGCCCTCTAAGCCTTTACCCACGGAGCTGGAGGAGTTTGTCCAAAGTTCAGGAGAGCACGGTTTCATCCTGATGTCTTTAGGAACGCTGATTAAAGCTTTACCCTCAGAAATCACTTCAGAAATAGCTGCTGCTTTTGCCCAACTTCCTCAGAAGGTCATATGGAGGCATGCCGGGCAACGCCCCAACAATTTGGGAAACAATACCCTTCTGGTGAAGTGGATGCCGCAGAACGACCTGTTGGGTCACCCAAAAATTAAAGCCTTTGTAGCTCATGGTGGCAACAACGGCATCTACGAGTCCATCTACCACGGAGTCCCCATCATCAGCATCCCTCTTATGTTTGACCAGTTCGAAAACGCTTTGAGACTAGAAGTGCGAGGAGCTGCCAAGTTGGTGGATGTCGCAAAACTCACCAGGCAGAACTTTCTGGAAGCAGTGCGAGAAGTCCTCAACGACCCGTCCTACAGAAACAACATGAAGCGCCTGTCCGCCCTCCATCGGGACCAGCCGATGCACCCGCTGGACACGGCCGTGTTCTGGACCGAGTTCGTCATGCGGCACAAAGGAGCCGCGCATTTACGCACAGAGTCCTACAAGATGCCTTGGTACTCATATCATTCtgtggatgttttatgctttctGTTGGCAGCTTTAATAACACTGACTGCTGCTGTAGTTGGATCCATACGGTTCATCTGCCTTCGACTCTACAGGAGGAGAAAACTGAAGCACGAGTGA
- the LOC108248977 gene encoding UDP-glucuronosyltransferase 2A3-like isoform X2 translates to MMVRIPGVFLFLLVMTWSFLTGPSVHAGKILVFPVDGSHWVNMNLMIQSLHSRGHEVTVVRTSTSWYVKERSPHYRSITVTLPQANLIEEEDFFLNFLVKMLEIKRHGASPVVFVKFYWEMLTALSKIHKDGSLLVEEIFENRTLLQSMQDAQFDVVLLDPGVPVGVLVANKLKLPMVFNVKWITSGEGHFVAAPSPTSYVPTSGYTVTDKMTFLERVKNNLFYVFNTWIDKLIVCSHYDRLMDKYFGPDVKFYHLLQGADIWLMRVDFVFEFPRPTMPNIFYIGGFQCKPSKPLPTELEEFVQSSGEHGFILMSLGTLIKALPSEITSEIAAAFAQLPQKVIWRHAGQRPNNLGNNTLLVKWMPQNDLLGHPKIKAFVAHGGNNGIYESIYHGVPIISIPLMFDQFENALRLEVRGAAKLVDVAKLTRQNFLEAVREVLNDPSYRNNMKRLSALHRDQPMHPLDTAVFWTEFVMRHKGAAHLRTESYKMPWYSYHSVDVLCFLLAALITLTAAVVGSIRFICLRLYRRRKLKHE, encoded by the coding sequence ATGATGGTGAGAATTCCAGGagtttttctcttcctcctggTGATGACTTGGTCCTTCCTGACTGGTCCCAGCGTCCATGCTGGAAAGATTCTGGTGTTCCCAGTTGACGGCAGCCACTGGGTCAACATGAACCTGATGATTCAGAGTCTCCACTCCAGAGGTCACGAGGTCACTGTGGTCCGCACGAGTACCAGCTGGTACGTCAAAGAGCGCTCCCCTCATTACCGCTCCATCACTGTCACTCTGCCACAAGCCAACTTAATCGAGGAGGAGGACTTCTTCCTGAACTTCCTCGTCAAGATGCTGGAGATCAAGAGGCACGGGGCGTCTCCCGTTGTGTTCGTGAAGTTCTACTGGGAGATGCTAACTGCGCTGTCAAAGATTCACAAAGATGGCAGCTTGTTGGTGGAGGAAATATTTGAGAACCGGACTCTGCTGCAGAGCATGCAGGACGCTCAGTTTGACGTGGTTCTTCTGGATCCCGGCGTGCCGGTTGGAGTTCTGGTGGCCAACAAGCTAAAGCTGCCGATGGTGTTTAACGTGAAATGGATCACCAGCGGGGAAGGCCACTTTGTGGCGGCGCCATCTCCAACGTCGTATGTTCCCACTTCTGGATACACTGTGACTGACAAGATGACGTTTTTGGAAAGAGTCAAAAATAATCTCTTTTACGTCTTCAACACCTGGATAGACAAGTTGATCGTGTGCTCTCACTATGACAGACTCATGGACAAATACTTCGGTCCAGACGTGAAGTTCTACCACCTTCTCCAAGGAGCCGACATCTGGCTAATGAGGGTGGACTTTGTGTTTGAATTCCCCAGGCCGACCATGCCGAACATTTTCTACATCGGTGGGTTTCAGTGTAAGCCCTCTAAGCCTTTACCCACGGAGCTGGAGGAGTTTGTCCAAAGTTCAGGAGAGCACGGTTTCATCCTGATGTCTTTAGGAACGCTGATTAAAGCTTTACCCTCAGAAATCACTTCAGAAATAGCTGCTGCTTTTGCCCAACTTCCTCAGAAGGTCATATGGAGGCATGCCGGGCAACGCCCCAACAATTTGGGAAACAATACCCTTCTGGTGAAGTGGATGCCGCAGAACGACCTGTTGGGTCACCCAAAAATTAAAGCCTTTGTAGCTCATGGTGGCAACAACGGCATCTACGAGTCCATCTACCACGGAGTCCCCATCATCAGCATCCCTCTTATGTTTGACCAGTTCGAAAACGCTTTGAGACTAGAAGTGCGAGGAGCTGCCAAGTTGGTGGATGTCGCAAAACTCACCAGGCAGAACTTTCTGGAAGCAGTGCGAGAAGTCCTCAACGACCCGTCCTACAGAAACAACATGAAGCGCCTGTCCGCCCTCCATCGGGACCAGCCGATGCACCCGCTGGACACGGCCGTGTTCTGGACCGAGTTCGTCATGCGGCACAAAGGAGCCGCGCATTTACGCACAGAGTCCTACAAGATGCCTTGGTACTCATATCATTCtgtggatgttttatgctttctGTTGGCAGCTTTAATAACACTGACTGCTGCTGTAGTTGGATCCATACGGTTCATCTGCCTTCGACTCTACAGGAGGAGAAAACTGAAGCACGAGTGA
- the LOC108248990 gene encoding uncharacterized protein LOC108248990 isoform X2 yields MLEISPRVCTSSTGPGLLKVWKGPQSVSGTTTRIALPHYTVGLAARRGSRVICTQSPQEKGPKPAGSTSLSSFPPLSYTQLAYPGADGNMAPFLPQPVDLNVVESQAVELDYINSTFSRGHLNPSLHHQTHACRSATFTLTNVVPQRIGSNDGPWEILEQTVNMTLSAYCLGEAYVVTGIIPYRGKGPWIKNRVAVPEYMWSAYCCPSYNHSLPEELRDSFPTFAAVGRNDQNSTEEIVPIDKTAKKQFRGYDVRQMPLKTLEMYLKDRFNTVISVFYEQCAESN; encoded by the exons ATGTTGGAGATTTCACCCCGTGTCTGCACTTCTTCTACAGGTCCTGGCCTCCTAAAGGTCTGGAAGGGACCCCAATCTGTCAGCGGTACAACAACTCGTATCGCTTTGCCACATTATACAGTCGGCCTCGCCGCTCGCCGTGGTTCTCGGGTTATTTGTACACAGTCCCCACAGGAAAAAGGCCCAAAGCCAGCTGGAAGTACGAGCCTCAG CAGTTTTCCCCCTCTGTCTTACACCCAGCTGGCCTACCCAGGAGCAGATGGCAACATGGcgcccttcctgccacaacccGTGGACCTGAATGTGGTGGAGAGCCAGGCGGTGGAGCTCGACTACATTAACTCCACCTTCTCTCGCGGACATTTGAACCCCAGCCTTCACCACCAGACCCACGCGTGCCGCTCTGCCACTTTCACCCTCACCAACGTGGTTCCTCAGAGGATAGGCTCTAACGATGGACCCTGGGAAATCCTGGAGCAGACCGTCAACATGACCTTATCAGCCTACTGTCTTGGAGAGGCCTACGTCGTGACTGGCATCATCCCGTACAGGGGCAAAGGTCCGTGGATCAAGAATCGCGTGGCAGTACCAGAGTACATGTGGTCTGCGTACTGCTGCCCGAGCTACAACCACAGCCTTCCTGAAGAACTGAGAGACAGCTTCCCTACATTCGCTGCCGTTGGACGCAACGACCAAAACAGCACCGAGGAGATCGTGCCGATAGACAAGACGGCTAAGAAACAGTTCAGGGGATACGATGTGAGACAGATGCCTCTGAAAACCCTCGAGATGTACCTGAAGGACAGGTTCAACACTGTCATCAGTGTCTTTTATGAGCAGTGCGCTGAATCAAATTGA